A genomic stretch from Brachyhypopomus gauderio isolate BG-103 unplaced genomic scaffold, BGAUD_0.2 sc37, whole genome shotgun sequence includes:
- the LOC143485585 gene encoding uncharacterized protein LOC143485585 isoform X3 yields the protein MQTTLLFWRHTPSEWHFQMCVHLCGEFLHGVTHVQRWQEAEAANRKLHYPWRRVRDQQTEVEAAAHTDTCDGHDREPFALDEGIFETLHTPIRELRLIQTRQGLDRAHRMFAFTFSRMGSSATQVVEVKLQHKSIYSGLESEHWWVLNNEFYWIGAELTLHHFASASAVACIKRRGSSITDATIYLRTCSTTTSVQNIFLQTVVSTWFKGVSIGSDDIFRSSESSHTQTLETPNPAVFSSSPSPPRAPPQRPPPGF from the exons atgcagacCACCTTATTATTTTGGAGACATACACCATCAGAATGGCACTTCCAGatgtgtgtacacctgtgtgGAGAATTCCTTCATGGTGTGACGCATGTACAGAGgtggcaggaggcagaggctgcaAACCGAAAGCTTCATTATCCATG GCGGCGGGTCCGAGATCAACAGACGGAAGTCGAAGCTGCAGCTCATACCGACACCTGCGACG GACATGATCGGGAGCCTTTTGCATTGGACGAAGGCATCTTTGAGACGCTCCATACCCCGATCCGAGAG TTGAGGCTTATACAGACTCGCCAAGGATTGGACAGAGCACATAGGATGTTTGCCTTCACCTTCTCACGAATGGGTTCTTCAGCTACACAG gtggtggaggtgaagctccAGCACAAGTCCATCTACAGTGGGCTGGAGAGTGAGCACTGGTGGGTGCTCAACAATGAATTCTACTGGATAGGTgcagag CTTACCCTCCACCACTTTGCCAGCGCTAGTGCCGTGGCCTGCATCAAG CGGAGGGGATCCAGCATCACAGACGCCACTATCTACCTGCGCACCTGTTCAACAACAACGTCGGTGCAGAATATTTTTCTG CAAACGGTGGTGTCCACTTGGTTTAAGGGTGTCTCCATTGGTTCGGATGACATTTTCAGGTCATCCGAATCTAGtcacacccagaccctggagacaccgAACCCAGCTGTTTTTTCCAGCAGTCCATCCCCACCGAGAGCACCCCCTCAACGAccacctccaggcttttaa
- the LOC143485585 gene encoding uncharacterized protein LOC143485585 isoform X2, translated as MHHSGHYLYMQTTLLFWRHTPSEWHFQMCVHLCGEFLHGVTHVQRWQEAEAANRKLHYPWRRVRDQQTEVEAAAHTDTCDGHDREPFALDEGIFETLHTPIRELRLIQTRQGLDRAHRMFAFTFSRMGSSATQVVEVKLQHKSIYSGLESEHWWVLNNEFYWIGAELTLHHFASASAVACIKRRGSSITDATIYLRTCSTTTSVQNIFLQTVVSTWFKGVSIGSDDIFRSSESSHTQTLETPNPAVFSSSPSPPRAPPQRPPPGF; from the exons ATGCACCATTCTGGCCACTA tctctacatgcagacCACCTTATTATTTTGGAGACATACACCATCAGAATGGCACTTCCAGatgtgtgtacacctgtgtgGAGAATTCCTTCATGGTGTGACGCATGTACAGAGgtggcaggaggcagaggctgcaAACCGAAAGCTTCATTATCCATG GCGGCGGGTCCGAGATCAACAGACGGAAGTCGAAGCTGCAGCTCATACCGACACCTGCGACG GACATGATCGGGAGCCTTTTGCATTGGACGAAGGCATCTTTGAGACGCTCCATACCCCGATCCGAGAG TTGAGGCTTATACAGACTCGCCAAGGATTGGACAGAGCACATAGGATGTTTGCCTTCACCTTCTCACGAATGGGTTCTTCAGCTACACAG gtggtggaggtgaagctccAGCACAAGTCCATCTACAGTGGGCTGGAGAGTGAGCACTGGTGGGTGCTCAACAATGAATTCTACTGGATAGGTgcagag CTTACCCTCCACCACTTTGCCAGCGCTAGTGCCGTGGCCTGCATCAAG CGGAGGGGATCCAGCATCACAGACGCCACTATCTACCTGCGCACCTGTTCAACAACAACGTCGGTGCAGAATATTTTTCTG CAAACGGTGGTGTCCACTTGGTTTAAGGGTGTCTCCATTGGTTCGGATGACATTTTCAGGTCATCCGAATCTAGtcacacccagaccctggagacaccgAACCCAGCTGTTTTTTCCAGCAGTCCATCCCCACCGAGAGCACCCCCTCAACGAccacctccaggcttttaa